In a single window of the Gossypium hirsutum isolate 1008001.06 chromosome D02, Gossypium_hirsutum_v2.1, whole genome shotgun sequence genome:
- the LOC107908975 gene encoding brefeldin A-inhibited guanine nucleotide-exchange protein 1 isoform X2 produces the protein MTAMWIHQTYLKDICRIVNGLLKTALGPPPASTTTLSAVQDLTFRHESVNCLVSIIKSMGAWMDQKLTIGDSDLRKSFKSDTAAEGHSTLTAEDGTVSDCELQPEMNSELSNAATLEQRRAYKIELQKGVSLFNRKPSKGIEFLINTKKVGNSPEEVAAFLKSNTTGLNEAMIGDYLGEREDFALKVMHAYVDSFDFKSMDFGEAIRFFLQGFRLPGEAQKIDRIMEKFAERFCKCNPNSFTSADTAYVLAYSVIMLNTDAHNSMVKDKMNKSDFIRNNRGIDDGKDLPEEYLGALYDQIVNNEIKMNADSSVPQSMQANSLNKLLGLDGILNLVTWKQTEEKALGANGLLIRQIQEQFKAKSGKSESVYHSVSDVAILRFMVEVCWGPMLAAYSVTLDQSDDRIATTQCLQGFRHAVHVTAVMGMQTQRDAFVTSTAKFTFLHCAADMKQKNVDAVKAIISIAIEDGNHLQESWEHILTCLSRIEHLQLLGEGSSTETSILSVPNTEIDEKVPKPSGIQSLKKKGSLQNPAVMAVVRGGSYDSAAVGANSSGLVTPEQINQFIANLNLLEQIGSSELNHVFVHSQRLNSEAIVAFVKALCKVSIAELQSPTDPRVFSLTKLVEIAHYNMNRIRLVWFRIWNVLSDFFVSVGLSENLSVAIFVMDSLRQLAMKFLEREELANYNFQNEFLRPFVIVMQKSNSIEIRELIVRYVSQMVLSRVSNVKSGWKSVFMVFTAAAVDERKNIVLLAFGTMEKIVREYFPHISETDASTFSDCVRCLIKFTNSKFDSDISLNAIGFLRFCAIKLAEGGLVCADKSPDDGSSVSAVTKNDRDLQSFADSDDHASYWVPLLAGLSELTSDSKLAIRKSSTEVLFNVLKGHGHLFSRAFWIGVFSSVVLPLFNGASPVKQDSPTSKSPRPDGSTWDPEISAAAAQSLVDLVIRFFNVLRPQLPNVVSILAGYLKSTKQGPASTGVSATYRLTGELGSRFSKDEWQEILLAIKEAATSTLPGFVKILRSMDDIKVPENSRSSTNTETSSDHGLTKDDLEEDNLQTSAYVVSKMKSFIAVQLLIMQVITDIYKANLQFLVASNINIIVEIFSSITSHAQQLNSETVLQKKIKKVCSILETSEPPMVHFENEAYQNYLNFLQDLIRNNSSAPKEMNLRSLVAVCEKILLIYLSCTDYNYARRQKPVEIPVTHWILPLGVAKKEKMAARTPLLVSALKALNCLEKDSCRKYIADIFHLLVDLVRSDHSSNEVQHALSNIFQACIGPIIMP, from the exons ATGACTGCGATGTGGATTCACCAAACATATTTGAAAG ATATTTGCAGGATTGTCAACGGCCTTCTCAAAACAGCTCTAGGACCGCCACCTGCTTCAACAACTACTTTGTCTGCAGTCCAGGATTTAACTTTCCGGCATGAATCAGTAAATTGCTTGGTTAGCATTATTAAGTCAATGGGAGCTTGGATGGACCAAAAGCTGACAATAGGTGATTCTGACTTGCGTAAGAGCTTCAAGAGTGACACTGCAGCAGAGGGCCATTCAACTTTGACTGCAGAAGATGGAACAGTCTCTGATTGTGAGTTGCAACCAGAAATGAATTCTGAATTGTCAAATGCTGCTACACTTGAGCAACGGCGGGCTTACAAGATTGAACTTCAG AAAGGTGTTTCGTTGTTTAACAGGAAGCCATCCAAAGGCATTGAGTTTCTTATAAATACCAAAAAGGTTGGCAACTCTCCAGAGGAAGTGGCTGCTTTTCTGAAGAGTAACACTACTGGGTTGAATGAAGCCATGATTGGTGATTATTTGGGTGAAAGGGAGGATTTTGCTTTGAAAGTTATGCATGCTTATGTGGATTCCTTTGATTTCAAATCTATGGATTTTGGTGAAGCGATAAGGTTCTTCCTACAAGGCTTCAGGTTACCAGGAGAAGCACAGAAAATTGACCGCATCATGGAAAAGTTTGCTGAGCGCTTTTGTAAATGTAATCCTAACTCATTTACCAGTGCAGATACTGCCTATGTACTGGCATACTCTGTCATAATGCTCAACACTGATGCTCATAATAGCATGGTCAAagacaag ATGAACAAGTCTGATTTCATTCGAAACAATCGAGGAATAGATGATGGCAAAGATTTACCTGAGGAGTATCTTGGTGCTCTCTATGATCAAATTGTGAATAATGAAATCAAGATGAATGCAGATTCTTCTGTTCCTCAAAGCATGCAGGCGAACAGCTTAAATAAGTTATTGGGTTTGGATGGTATACTCAATTTGGTGACTTGGAAGCAAACAGAAGAAAAGGCATTGGGTGCAAATGGGCTTCTTATAAGACAAATCCAAGAGCAGTTTAAGGCAAAGTCGGGAAAATCAGA GTCTGTTTATCATTCTGTTTCAGATGTAGCAATCTTGAGGTTTATGGTGGAGGTCTGCTGGGGACCTATGCTGGCTGCATACAGTGTCACTCTTGACCAGAGTGATGATAGAATTGCTACCACTCAATGCTTACAGGGCTTTCGACATGCTGTGCATGTAACTGCCGTAATGGGAATGCAGACGCAGAGAGATGCTTTTGTCACATCAACGGCAAAGTTCACTTTTCTCCATTGTGCTGCAGACATGAAACAAAAGAATGTTGATGCCGTAAAA GCAATAATATCTATTGCCATTGAAGATGGTAACCATCTTCAGGAATCCTGGGAGCATATATTGACATGCCTGTCCAGAATTGAGCATTTGCAACTGTTGGGAGAAGGTTCATCAACCGAAACATCCATTTTATCCGTGCCTAACACTGAAATAGATGAAAAGGTGCCAAAACCTTCTGGTATTCAATCCCTGAAGAAAAAAGGATCACTCCAGAATCCAGCTGTAATGGCAGTTGTGCGAGGAGGGTCATATGACAGTGCCGCTGTTGGAGCCAATAGTTCAGGACTGGTAACCCCAGAGCAGATTAATCAATTCAttgcaaacttgaatttattGGAACAGATAGGAAGTTCCGAGTTGAACCATGTTTTTGTACATAGCCAAAGATTAAACAGTGAAGCAATAGTGGCTTTTGTGAAGGCCCTTTGCAAGGTTTCTATAGCAGAGTTGCAGTCTCCAACAGACCCTCGAGTTTTTAGCCTCACAAAACTAGTTGAAATTGC GCACTACAATATGAACCGCATCAGATTAGTTTGGTTTCGCATATGGAATGTTCTCTCTGATTTCTTTGTTTCTGTTGGACTGTCCGAGAATTTATCCGTGGCAATCTTTGTGATGGATTCCTTGCGGCAGCTTGCTATGAAATTCTTAGAACGTGAGGAGCTGGCAAACTACAATTTCCAGAATGAATTTTTGAGACCATTTGTGATTGTTATGCAAAAAAGCAACTCCATAGAAATAAGGGAATTAATAGTTCGATACGTTTCTCAGATGGTCCTCAGCCGCGTCAGTAATGTGAAATCTGGATGGAAAAGTGTCTTTATG GTGTTTACAGCTGCTGCTGTGGATGAGCGGAAGAATATTGTCCTGCTAGCTTTTGGGACCATGGAAAAAATAGTTAGAGAGTACTTTCCTCATATCAGTGAGACAGACGCTTCTACTTTTAGTGATTGTGTGCGATGCCTCATCAAGTTCACAAATAGCAAGTTTGACAGTGATATTAGCCTTAATGCTATTGGATTTCTCCGGTTTTGTGCTATCAAACTTGCTGAGGGAGGCCTTGTTTGCGCTGATAAGAGCCCAGACGATGGTTCATCTGTTTCAGCTGTAACTAAGAATGATAGAGATCTACAAAGTTTCGCTGATAGTGATGATCATGCATCCTATTGGGTTCCTTTGCTAGCAG GTTTATCAGAACTAACATCCGACTCGAAGTTAGCCATCCGAAAGAGTTCGACGGAAGTGCTTTTCAACGTCCTGAAGGGTCATGGTCATCTTTTCTCACGAGCATTCTGGATTGGTGTTTTTAGCTCTGTTGTTCTCCCCTTATTTAATGGTGCATCTCCTGTAAAACAGGATTCACCAACATCGAAATCTCCTCGTCCTGATGGAAGTACATGGGATCCTGAAATTTCTGCTGCCGCAGCGCAGTCTCTTGTAGATCTTGTTATAAGGTTTTTCAATGTATTGAGACCTCAACTACCAAATGTAGTATCTATACTGGCAGGATACTTAAAAAGTACAAAACAGGGTCCTGCAAGCACTGGAGTTTCGGCAACATATCGTTTGACAGGAGAGTTAGGAAGCAGATTTTCAAAAGACGAATGGCAAGAAATCCTTCTAGCTATAAAAGAAGCTGCCACTTCAACATTGCCTGGGTTTGTGAAGATTTTGAGAAGCATGGATGACATCAAGGTGCCTGAGAATTCTCGATCCTCTACTAATACTGAAACAAGCTCTGATCATGGACTGACCAAGGATGACCTTGAGGAAGATAATCTGCAAACTTCAGCTTATGTGGTTTCGAAAATGAAGAGTTTTATCGCGGTCCAGCTACTGATTATGCAG GTTATAACTGATATATACAAAGCGAACCTACAATTCTTGGTAGCTTCCAACATAAATATCATTGTCGAGATATTTTCTTCCATTACATCACATGCTCAGCAACTGAACTCCGAGACTGTCctgcaaaagaaaataaagaaagtatgCTCGATCTTGGAGACCTCCGAACCGCCCATGGTTCACTTCGAGAACGAGGCTTATCAAAATTACCTCAACTTCCTCCAAGATTTAATCAGAAACAATTCATCCGCCCCAAAGGAGATGAACCTAAGATCACTAGTGGCAGTGTGTGAAAAAATATTGCTGATATACCTTAGCTGCACCGATTACAACTACGCACGGCGGCAGAAACCGGTTGAGATACCGGTGACTCATTGGATTCTCCCCTTGGGAGTagccaaaaaggaaaaaatggcAGCTAGGACACCTCTACTTGTGTCTGCATTGAAGGCATTGAATTGCTTGGAGAAGGATTCCTGCAGAAAGTACATTGCAGATATCTTTCATCTGTTGGTCGATCTGGTTCGAAGCGATCATAGCTCGAATGAAGTTCAACATGCTCTAAGCAACATATTCCAGGCATGTATAGGTCCGATAATAATGCCATAA
- the LOC107908975 gene encoding brefeldin A-inhibited guanine nucleotide-exchange protein 1 isoform X1, producing the protein MLASQTLGGPSRCGRVLGPPLDKIIKNAAWRKHTHLVSSCKSALDKLETLSDTGLSDPTSPLLGISSSDANFVLNPILLALETNYVKVAEPALECTFKLFSLGVARGEIHGNVSNPILYKIVEAVCKVGGIGEESLELAVLRVLLSAIRCPCVLIRGDCLLNVVRTCYNVYLRGLSGTNQICAKSVLAQIMLIVFTRAEEDSIDVSIKTVSVSELLEFSDKNLNEGSSIYHCQNFVSEVMSASEGVPDLKLSQPSKDQELQNVELKTSKWEEEEIGELEAKEGGVESGSGGVSKIREDGFLVFKNLCKLSMKFSSQENDDQILLRGKTLSLELLKAVMDNGGSIWRSNVRFLNVIKQYLCLSLLKNSALSVMSIFQLQSCIFMSLLTKYRTGLKDEIGIFFPMLILRVLENVLQPSFVQKMTVLNLLEKIAADSQIIIDIFVNYDCDVDSPNIFERIVNGLLKTALGPPPASTTTLSAVQDLTFRHESVNCLVSIIKSMGAWMDQKLTIGDSDLRKSFKSDTAAEGHSTLTAEDGTVSDCELQPEMNSELSNAATLEQRRAYKIELQKGVSLFNRKPSKGIEFLINTKKVGNSPEEVAAFLKSNTTGLNEAMIGDYLGEREDFALKVMHAYVDSFDFKSMDFGEAIRFFLQGFRLPGEAQKIDRIMEKFAERFCKCNPNSFTSADTAYVLAYSVIMLNTDAHNSMVKDKMNKSDFIRNNRGIDDGKDLPEEYLGALYDQIVNNEIKMNADSSVPQSMQANSLNKLLGLDGILNLVTWKQTEEKALGANGLLIRQIQEQFKAKSGKSESVYHSVSDVAILRFMVEVCWGPMLAAYSVTLDQSDDRIATTQCLQGFRHAVHVTAVMGMQTQRDAFVTSTAKFTFLHCAADMKQKNVDAVKAIISIAIEDGNHLQESWEHILTCLSRIEHLQLLGEGSSTETSILSVPNTEIDEKVPKPSGIQSLKKKGSLQNPAVMAVVRGGSYDSAAVGANSSGLVTPEQINQFIANLNLLEQIGSSELNHVFVHSQRLNSEAIVAFVKALCKVSIAELQSPTDPRVFSLTKLVEIAHYNMNRIRLVWFRIWNVLSDFFVSVGLSENLSVAIFVMDSLRQLAMKFLEREELANYNFQNEFLRPFVIVMQKSNSIEIRELIVRYVSQMVLSRVSNVKSGWKSVFMVFTAAAVDERKNIVLLAFGTMEKIVREYFPHISETDASTFSDCVRCLIKFTNSKFDSDISLNAIGFLRFCAIKLAEGGLVCADKSPDDGSSVSAVTKNDRDLQSFADSDDHASYWVPLLAGLSELTSDSKLAIRKSSTEVLFNVLKGHGHLFSRAFWIGVFSSVVLPLFNGASPVKQDSPTSKSPRPDGSTWDPEISAAAAQSLVDLVIRFFNVLRPQLPNVVSILAGYLKSTKQGPASTGVSATYRLTGELGSRFSKDEWQEILLAIKEAATSTLPGFVKILRSMDDIKVPENSRSSTNTETSSDHGLTKDDLEEDNLQTSAYVVSKMKSFIAVQLLIMQVITDIYKANLQFLVASNINIIVEIFSSITSHAQQLNSETVLQKKIKKVCSILETSEPPMVHFENEAYQNYLNFLQDLIRNNSSAPKEMNLRSLVAVCEKILLIYLSCTDYNYARRQKPVEIPVTHWILPLGVAKKEKMAARTPLLVSALKALNCLEKDSCRKYIADIFHLLVDLVRSDHSSNEVQHALSNIFQACIGPIIMP; encoded by the exons ATGTTAGCTTCCCAGACGCTCGGAGGACCGTCGAGGTgcggccgtgtgctaggcccaCCGCTCGACAAGATCATAAAAAATGCCGCATGGCGAAAACACACGCACCTCGTTTCCTCATGCAAATCCGCTCTCGACAAGCTCGAGACCCTCTCCGACACCGGCTTGTCCGATCCGACTTCACCGCTGCTCGGCATTTCATCTTCCGATGCCAACTTCGTCCTTAACCCGATCCTTCTCGCCTTGGAAACCAATTACGTCAAAGTTGCCGAGCCCGCCCTCGAATGCACCTTCAAATTATTCTCCCTCGGCGTCGCTCGTGGCGAGATCCATGGCAACGTTTCCAATCCGATCCTCTACAAAATCGTCGAAGCCGTTTGCAAAGTCGGCGGCATCGGGGAGGAATCGCTCGAGCTCGCCGTGCTGCGAGTTTTGCTCTCCGCCATCCGATGTCCTTGCGTTTTGATCCGTGGTGATTGCTTGCTCAACGTCGTTAGAACTTGTTATAACGTATATTTACGCGGTTTGAGTGGAACCAATCAGATCTGTGCTAAGTCGGTTTTGGCTCAGATTATGCTAATTGTATTCACCCGAGCGGAAGAAGATTCCATTGATGTTTCTATCAAAACAGTGTCGGTTAGTGAGCTTTTAGAGTTTAGTGATAAGAATTTAAATGAAGGAAGTTCAATTTATCATTGTCAGAATTTTGTTAGCGAGGTTATGAGTGCCAGTGAAGGGGTTCCAGATTTGAAGCTATCGCAGCCGAGTAAGGATCAGGAGCTGCAAAATGTTGAGTTGAAGACGTCGAAATGGGAAGAGGAGGAAATTGGGGAGTTAGAGGCGAAGGAAGGGGGGGTGGAATCGGGTTCCGGTGGGGTTAGTAAAATTAGGGAGGACGGCTTTCTTGTTTTTAAGAATTTGTGTAAGTTGTCAATGAAGTTTTCATCACAGGAGAATGATGATCAGATCCTTTTAAGAGGGAAAACGCTGTCTTTGGAGCTCCTCAAGGCTGTTATGGATAATGGGGGTTCCATTTGGCGCTCGAATGTTAG GTTTCTTAACGTAATTAAGCAGTATCTCTGCTTATCATTGTTAAAAAACAGTGCATTGTCAGTGATGTCAATTTTCCAGCTCCAAAGTTGTATTTTTATGAGCCTGCTAACGAAATATAGAACAGGGTTGAAAGATGAAATTGGAATATTCTTTCCCATGCTTATCCTCCGAGTTCTAGAGAATGTTTTACAGCCAAGTTTTGTACAGAAAATGACAGTCCTTAATCTGTTGGAAAAGATTGCTGCGGATTCACAGATTATCATTGATATATTCGTGAATTATGACTGCGATGTGGATTCACCAAACATATTTGAAAG GATTGTCAACGGCCTTCTCAAAACAGCTCTAGGACCGCCACCTGCTTCAACAACTACTTTGTCTGCAGTCCAGGATTTAACTTTCCGGCATGAATCAGTAAATTGCTTGGTTAGCATTATTAAGTCAATGGGAGCTTGGATGGACCAAAAGCTGACAATAGGTGATTCTGACTTGCGTAAGAGCTTCAAGAGTGACACTGCAGCAGAGGGCCATTCAACTTTGACTGCAGAAGATGGAACAGTCTCTGATTGTGAGTTGCAACCAGAAATGAATTCTGAATTGTCAAATGCTGCTACACTTGAGCAACGGCGGGCTTACAAGATTGAACTTCAG AAAGGTGTTTCGTTGTTTAACAGGAAGCCATCCAAAGGCATTGAGTTTCTTATAAATACCAAAAAGGTTGGCAACTCTCCAGAGGAAGTGGCTGCTTTTCTGAAGAGTAACACTACTGGGTTGAATGAAGCCATGATTGGTGATTATTTGGGTGAAAGGGAGGATTTTGCTTTGAAAGTTATGCATGCTTATGTGGATTCCTTTGATTTCAAATCTATGGATTTTGGTGAAGCGATAAGGTTCTTCCTACAAGGCTTCAGGTTACCAGGAGAAGCACAGAAAATTGACCGCATCATGGAAAAGTTTGCTGAGCGCTTTTGTAAATGTAATCCTAACTCATTTACCAGTGCAGATACTGCCTATGTACTGGCATACTCTGTCATAATGCTCAACACTGATGCTCATAATAGCATGGTCAAagacaag ATGAACAAGTCTGATTTCATTCGAAACAATCGAGGAATAGATGATGGCAAAGATTTACCTGAGGAGTATCTTGGTGCTCTCTATGATCAAATTGTGAATAATGAAATCAAGATGAATGCAGATTCTTCTGTTCCTCAAAGCATGCAGGCGAACAGCTTAAATAAGTTATTGGGTTTGGATGGTATACTCAATTTGGTGACTTGGAAGCAAACAGAAGAAAAGGCATTGGGTGCAAATGGGCTTCTTATAAGACAAATCCAAGAGCAGTTTAAGGCAAAGTCGGGAAAATCAGA GTCTGTTTATCATTCTGTTTCAGATGTAGCAATCTTGAGGTTTATGGTGGAGGTCTGCTGGGGACCTATGCTGGCTGCATACAGTGTCACTCTTGACCAGAGTGATGATAGAATTGCTACCACTCAATGCTTACAGGGCTTTCGACATGCTGTGCATGTAACTGCCGTAATGGGAATGCAGACGCAGAGAGATGCTTTTGTCACATCAACGGCAAAGTTCACTTTTCTCCATTGTGCTGCAGACATGAAACAAAAGAATGTTGATGCCGTAAAA GCAATAATATCTATTGCCATTGAAGATGGTAACCATCTTCAGGAATCCTGGGAGCATATATTGACATGCCTGTCCAGAATTGAGCATTTGCAACTGTTGGGAGAAGGTTCATCAACCGAAACATCCATTTTATCCGTGCCTAACACTGAAATAGATGAAAAGGTGCCAAAACCTTCTGGTATTCAATCCCTGAAGAAAAAAGGATCACTCCAGAATCCAGCTGTAATGGCAGTTGTGCGAGGAGGGTCATATGACAGTGCCGCTGTTGGAGCCAATAGTTCAGGACTGGTAACCCCAGAGCAGATTAATCAATTCAttgcaaacttgaatttattGGAACAGATAGGAAGTTCCGAGTTGAACCATGTTTTTGTACATAGCCAAAGATTAAACAGTGAAGCAATAGTGGCTTTTGTGAAGGCCCTTTGCAAGGTTTCTATAGCAGAGTTGCAGTCTCCAACAGACCCTCGAGTTTTTAGCCTCACAAAACTAGTTGAAATTGC GCACTACAATATGAACCGCATCAGATTAGTTTGGTTTCGCATATGGAATGTTCTCTCTGATTTCTTTGTTTCTGTTGGACTGTCCGAGAATTTATCCGTGGCAATCTTTGTGATGGATTCCTTGCGGCAGCTTGCTATGAAATTCTTAGAACGTGAGGAGCTGGCAAACTACAATTTCCAGAATGAATTTTTGAGACCATTTGTGATTGTTATGCAAAAAAGCAACTCCATAGAAATAAGGGAATTAATAGTTCGATACGTTTCTCAGATGGTCCTCAGCCGCGTCAGTAATGTGAAATCTGGATGGAAAAGTGTCTTTATG GTGTTTACAGCTGCTGCTGTGGATGAGCGGAAGAATATTGTCCTGCTAGCTTTTGGGACCATGGAAAAAATAGTTAGAGAGTACTTTCCTCATATCAGTGAGACAGACGCTTCTACTTTTAGTGATTGTGTGCGATGCCTCATCAAGTTCACAAATAGCAAGTTTGACAGTGATATTAGCCTTAATGCTATTGGATTTCTCCGGTTTTGTGCTATCAAACTTGCTGAGGGAGGCCTTGTTTGCGCTGATAAGAGCCCAGACGATGGTTCATCTGTTTCAGCTGTAACTAAGAATGATAGAGATCTACAAAGTTTCGCTGATAGTGATGATCATGCATCCTATTGGGTTCCTTTGCTAGCAG GTTTATCAGAACTAACATCCGACTCGAAGTTAGCCATCCGAAAGAGTTCGACGGAAGTGCTTTTCAACGTCCTGAAGGGTCATGGTCATCTTTTCTCACGAGCATTCTGGATTGGTGTTTTTAGCTCTGTTGTTCTCCCCTTATTTAATGGTGCATCTCCTGTAAAACAGGATTCACCAACATCGAAATCTCCTCGTCCTGATGGAAGTACATGGGATCCTGAAATTTCTGCTGCCGCAGCGCAGTCTCTTGTAGATCTTGTTATAAGGTTTTTCAATGTATTGAGACCTCAACTACCAAATGTAGTATCTATACTGGCAGGATACTTAAAAAGTACAAAACAGGGTCCTGCAAGCACTGGAGTTTCGGCAACATATCGTTTGACAGGAGAGTTAGGAAGCAGATTTTCAAAAGACGAATGGCAAGAAATCCTTCTAGCTATAAAAGAAGCTGCCACTTCAACATTGCCTGGGTTTGTGAAGATTTTGAGAAGCATGGATGACATCAAGGTGCCTGAGAATTCTCGATCCTCTACTAATACTGAAACAAGCTCTGATCATGGACTGACCAAGGATGACCTTGAGGAAGATAATCTGCAAACTTCAGCTTATGTGGTTTCGAAAATGAAGAGTTTTATCGCGGTCCAGCTACTGATTATGCAG GTTATAACTGATATATACAAAGCGAACCTACAATTCTTGGTAGCTTCCAACATAAATATCATTGTCGAGATATTTTCTTCCATTACATCACATGCTCAGCAACTGAACTCCGAGACTGTCctgcaaaagaaaataaagaaagtatgCTCGATCTTGGAGACCTCCGAACCGCCCATGGTTCACTTCGAGAACGAGGCTTATCAAAATTACCTCAACTTCCTCCAAGATTTAATCAGAAACAATTCATCCGCCCCAAAGGAGATGAACCTAAGATCACTAGTGGCAGTGTGTGAAAAAATATTGCTGATATACCTTAGCTGCACCGATTACAACTACGCACGGCGGCAGAAACCGGTTGAGATACCGGTGACTCATTGGATTCTCCCCTTGGGAGTagccaaaaaggaaaaaatggcAGCTAGGACACCTCTACTTGTGTCTGCATTGAAGGCATTGAATTGCTTGGAGAAGGATTCCTGCAGAAAGTACATTGCAGATATCTTTCATCTGTTGGTCGATCTGGTTCGAAGCGATCATAGCTCGAATGAAGTTCAACATGCTCTAAGCAACATATTCCAGGCATGTATAGGTCCGATAATAATGCCATAA